AATTTTTTGTGCGAGCACTTTATACAGCGTCTCGTAAATAAGTGTGGATTTACCACTACCTGAAACACCTGTTACAACTACGAAATTACCAAGCGGGATTTTAACATTTATATTTTTAAGATTGAATTGTGCAGCACCTTTTATTTCTAAAAATTTTTTTGTTTTACGTTGAGATTTTTCAGGTATTGGAATTTTTAATTTGCCGTTAAGATACTGGGCAGTTAATGATTTCTTATTATAGAGCAATTGCTCTATATTACCGACGAAAACAATCTCACCACCTGCCTCTCCAGCACCGGGACCTAAATCAACCACATAATCTGCACTTTTGATTGTTGCCTCGTCATGTTCAACAACAATCAAGGTATTACCAAGATTTCTTAAACTAAAAAGCGTATCTAAAAGCCGCTGGTTATCCCGCTGGTGAAGTCCAATAGTTGGCTCGTCTAAAACATACAAAACACCAACAAGCCCTGAACCAATCTGTGTTGCCAGATGTATTCGCTGTGCCTCACCTCCAGCAAGTGTAGATGATTCTCGGTCAAGCGTTATATAATCAAGCCCAACATCTGTAAGAAACGAAAGCCGCGAGTTTATTTCTTTAATAATTTCTTTAGCGATATATCTTTGAGTATCCGTTAAATTAAGATTTCTGAAAAAAAGTACTGCATCTTTTACGGAGAGTTCTGTAATCTCCGATATGTTCTTACCGCCGATTGTAACTGATAGTGCTTCTTTTTTAAGTCGTTTGCCAAGGCATTTATCACACGTTTTTGTCCGCATATATTTTGTAAAAATTTCTTCACGAACATATTCTGATTCTGTTTCTTTATAGCGCCTTTCAAGATTCCCAATGACACCTTCAAATTGCTCATCACCATATAAAACTATATTTTGTATCTCTTTAGTCAATTTTTTGAATGGTGTATCTAATGAAAAATGGTATCTGCTTGCAATATCTTCCAAAAGCTCAAAATAATAATTTGACCATGCACCTGTCCATCTATGTCTCCGTGTTGTTATTGGTTTTGCCCATGGAAGTAATGCACCGTCATAAATTGATAAATTCTTATCAGGCACAATAAGGTCTTCATCAACTTCTATTTTTGTACCAAGCCCATCGCATTCACAACAAGCACCGTAAGGAGCATTGAATGAAAAAAAACGGGGTGAAATCTCAGGAATACTTATCTTGCAATTTGTACAGGCGTGATGCTCACTGAAAAGATGCGAGATAGGAGATGGGAGATGGGAGATAATTTCTACAAGTCCGTTTGAAAGTTTGAGGGCAGTCTCAATTGATTCTGCAAGTCGTGACTTTATCTCAGTAGATATACCAACTCTATCAATAACAACTGAAATATCATGTTTTTTGTATTTTTCTAATTTGGGCGGTTTTTCTAATTCATAGATTTTACCGTCAATTTTTGCTCTGATAAAACCTTTCTGTAGAAGTGTTCTAAAAAGTTCTTTATACTCGCCTTTCCTACCTTGAACAACAGGTGATAAAATAACGATTTTTGTTCCTGCTGACTGGCTTAGTAACTCCTCAACAATCTCTTGTGCAGATTGTGGCTTGATTTCTTTACCACATTCAGGACAGTGCGGGATACCGATACGGGCAAAAAGCAACCGCAGATAATCGTAAATCTCTGTGACGGTAGCGACGGTAGAACGCGGATTTCTTGAAACCGCTTTCTGCTGAATCGCAATCGCAGGTGAAAGCCCGATAATATGGTCAACATCCGGTTTCTCCATCTGCTCTAAGAACTGTCTCGCATATGCAGAAAGCGATTCTACATAACGGCGCTGACCTTCTGCATAAATTGTATCAAACGCAAGTGATGA
This Elusimicrobiota bacterium DNA region includes the following protein-coding sequences:
- the uvrA gene encoding excinuclease ABC subunit UvrA translates to MNSDKIIIKGAREHNLKNITLEIPRNKLVVITGLSGSGKSSLAFDTIYAEGQRRYVESLSAYARQFLEQMEKPDVDHIIGLSPAIAIQQKAVSRNPRSTVATVTEIYDYLRLLFARIGIPHCPECGKEIKPQSAQEIVEELLSQSAGTKIVILSPVVQGRKGEYKELFRTLLQKGFIRAKIDGKIYELEKPPKLEKYKKHDISVVIDRVGISTEIKSRLAESIETALKLSNGLVEIISHLPSPISHLFSEHHACTNCKISIPEISPRFFSFNAPYGACCECDGLGTKIEVDEDLIVPDKNLSIYDGALLPWAKPITTRRHRWTGAWSNYYFELLEDIASRYHFSLDTPFKKLTKEIQNIVLYGDEQFEGVIGNLERRYKETESEYVREEIFTKYMRTKTCDKCLGKRLKKEALSVTIGGKNISEITELSVKDAVLFFRNLNLTDTQRYIAKEIIKEINSRLSFLTDVGLDYITLDRESSTLAGGEAQRIHLATQIGSGLVGVLYVLDEPTIGLHQRDNQRLLDTLFSLRNLGNTLIVVEHDEATIKSADYVVDLGPGAGEAGGEIVFVGNIEQLLYNKKSLTAQYLNGKLKIPIPEKSQRKTKKFLEIKGAAQFNLKNINVKIPLGNFVVVTGVSGSGKSTLIYETLYKVLAQKIYNSKEIPGRYKKIIGCENIDKVIIVDQSPIGRTPRSNPATYTGVFTPIRKLFSQLPLSKMKGYTPGRFSFNVKGGRCEVCEGDGTKKIEMQFLPNVYVRCEICKGARFNDETLSVKYKGKNISDILNMSVDEGLKFFENIPQIKKILQTLVDVGLGYIKIGQPATTLSGGEAQRVKLSAELTKRATGKTVYILDEPTTGLHFADIHKLLDVLHRLVDAGNTVIVIEHNLDVIKTADWIIDLGPEGGDKGGEVVYQGKTDGILDNKKSYTAKYLKDKL